One Micromonospora eburnea genomic region harbors:
- a CDS encoding alpha/beta hydrolase, whose protein sequence is MTGERVRIVRPWDWARPERPARREVLATVPELEEAKPPLLFVPGFGHGAWAFAEHWLGHAASRGFPAYALSLRGHGGSAPAPEATLRSYTHDVVQAAAGLPRQAVLVGHGAGARVVAHALARYPARAAVLVAPVLGGWGTLATALRRNPVGTLPAVFGGRLRLHRRQLFSRELPDGEARRYVSRLGRAGRRAQWQLVTGRQPEPAVGRPPVLVLGSPDDRVVSPAALTRAARRYASAPLLFPGMGHDLMLDARWREPIDAILDWLEKVPTPAAG, encoded by the coding sequence GTGACGGGTGAACGGGTCCGGATCGTCCGGCCGTGGGACTGGGCCCGCCCGGAGCGCCCGGCCCGCCGCGAGGTGCTGGCCACGGTGCCCGAGCTGGAGGAGGCGAAGCCGCCGCTGCTCTTCGTACCCGGGTTCGGGCACGGGGCGTGGGCGTTCGCCGAGCACTGGCTGGGGCATGCCGCGTCCCGGGGCTTCCCGGCGTACGCGCTCAGCCTGCGCGGGCACGGCGGCAGCGCGCCGGCGCCGGAGGCGACGCTGCGGTCGTACACCCATGACGTGGTCCAGGCGGCGGCGGGCCTGCCGCGGCAGGCGGTGCTGGTGGGGCACGGCGCCGGTGCCCGGGTGGTGGCGCACGCCCTGGCCCGCTACCCGGCCCGGGCGGCGGTGCTGGTGGCGCCGGTGCTCGGCGGCTGGGGCACGCTCGCCACCGCGCTGCGCCGCAACCCCGTCGGCACCCTGCCGGCGGTCTTCGGTGGCCGGCTGCGGCTGCACCGCCGGCAGCTGTTCAGCCGGGAACTGCCCGACGGCGAGGCCCGCCGGTACGTCTCGCGGTTGGGTCGCGCGGGCCGGCGGGCGCAGTGGCAGCTGGTCACCGGCCGGCAGCCGGAGCCGGCCGTGGGCCGCCCGCCGGTGCTGGTGCTGGGCAGCCCGGACGACCGGGTGGTGTCGCCGGCCGCGCTGACCCGGGCCGCCCGCCGGTACGCCTCGGCCCCGCTGCTCTTCCCCGGCATGGGGCACGACCTGATGCTCGACGCCCGCTGGCGGGAGCCGATCGACGCGATCCTCGACTGGCTGGAGAAGGTCCCGACGCCGGCCGCCGGGTGA
- a CDS encoding alpha,alpha-trehalose-phosphate synthase (UDP-forming), which produces MRQSPLVVVANRLPVDDSVAPDGAFEWRRSPGGLVSALHPLLRNTPAAWVGWAGGTGVAPHLPDVDGVRMHTVPLSGDDLRDHYEGFANATLWPLYHDAVEQPEYHRRWWEAYQRVNQRFAEAAAEAAEPGALVWVQDYHLQLVPGLLRELRPDLRIGFFLHVPFPPPELFMQLPRRAELLRGMLGADLIGFQRAQAAHNFAQLVAKVLDLPATDRRINVGERVVRVGAFPVSIDTAEMAALATRPEVADRARRLRQDLGDPERVILSVDRMDYTKGIEQRLKAYRELLASGDVKVRDTVLIQVAVPSRDRVAQYQILRDRVEHQVGRINGEFGRVGEPAIHYLSQPFDRAELVALYRTADVMAVTPLRDGMNLVAKEYVAARVDDTGALLLSEFAGAAAELEQAYLVNPHDLDGLKQGLLAALRATPEDVAARMRAMRAQLRHDDIHAWARSYLTALDETGSLLHRLGTTD; this is translated from the coding sequence ATGCGACAGAGTCCCCTCGTGGTGGTGGCCAACCGCCTCCCCGTCGACGACAGTGTGGCGCCGGACGGCGCCTTCGAGTGGCGGCGCAGCCCGGGCGGCCTGGTGAGCGCCCTGCACCCGCTGCTCCGTAACACCCCGGCCGCCTGGGTCGGCTGGGCCGGCGGCACCGGCGTGGCACCGCACCTGCCCGACGTGGACGGCGTCCGGATGCACACCGTCCCGCTCAGCGGCGACGACCTCCGCGACCACTACGAGGGCTTCGCCAACGCCACCCTCTGGCCCCTCTATCACGACGCCGTCGAGCAGCCCGAGTACCACCGCCGCTGGTGGGAGGCGTACCAGCGGGTCAACCAGCGGTTCGCCGAGGCCGCCGCCGAGGCCGCCGAGCCCGGCGCCCTGGTCTGGGTGCAGGACTACCACCTCCAGCTGGTACCGGGGCTGCTCCGGGAACTCCGCCCCGACCTGCGGATCGGTTTCTTCCTGCACGTGCCGTTCCCGCCGCCCGAGCTGTTCATGCAGCTGCCCCGCCGGGCGGAACTGCTGCGCGGCATGCTCGGCGCCGACCTGATCGGCTTCCAGCGCGCCCAGGCCGCGCACAACTTCGCCCAGCTGGTGGCGAAGGTGCTCGACTTGCCCGCCACCGACCGGCGGATCAACGTCGGCGAGCGGGTGGTCCGGGTCGGCGCGTTCCCCGTCTCCATCGACACCGCCGAGATGGCCGCGCTCGCCACCCGGCCCGAGGTCGCCGACCGGGCCCGTCGGCTCCGCCAGGACCTCGGCGATCCCGAGCGCGTCATCCTCAGCGTCGACCGGATGGACTACACCAAGGGCATCGAGCAGCGGCTCAAGGCGTATCGCGAGCTGCTGGCCAGCGGAGACGTCAAGGTCCGGGACACCGTCCTGATCCAGGTCGCGGTGCCCAGCCGGGACCGGGTCGCGCAGTACCAGATCCTCCGGGACCGGGTGGAACACCAGGTCGGCCGGATCAACGGCGAGTTCGGCCGGGTCGGCGAGCCGGCGATCCACTACCTCAGCCAGCCGTTCGACCGGGCCGAGTTGGTCGCCCTCTACCGGACCGCCGACGTGATGGCGGTGACGCCGCTGCGGGACGGGATGAACCTGGTCGCCAAGGAGTACGTCGCCGCCCGGGTGGACGACACCGGGGCGCTGCTGCTCAGCGAGTTCGCCGGTGCCGCCGCCGAGCTGGAGCAGGCGTACCTGGTCAACCCGCACGACCTGGACGGGCTCAAACAGGGGCTGCTCGCGGCGCTGCGGGCCACGCCCGAGGACGTCGCCGCGCGGATGCGCGCGATGCGCGCGCAGCTGCGCCACGACGACATCCACGCCTGGGCCCGGTCGTACCTGACCGCCCTGGACGAGACCGGCTCACTGCTGCACCGGCTCGGCACGACCGACTGA
- a CDS encoding flavin-containing monooxygenase, with product MSSSTDLGPPGPDPAVAPTRDGRPVSDRGDTVCVIGAGASGLTAVKNLREHGFGVDCYERETGVGGAWNWRHDRSPVYASTHLISSRPFTQFPDFPMPDDWPDYPHHAQLLSYFERYADHFDLRQHVWFGTEVVRVEPVDGDRWDVTTRSTGGYGPERTSRYAAVVLANGHNWSPKLPRYDGLEEFRGEVMHASSYKDAAQLRGKRVLVVGAGNTGCDIAVEAAQQASRCWHSTRRGYWYAPKYVFGRPADQVNDTLLALRVPLRIRQWLYHWTLRLTVGDLTRFGLPKPDHRVYETHPIANSQLVYHVGHGQITPVPDVARFHDRTVTLTDGREIDPELVVFATGYLPRFEFLDGAVLGDADGSGRPRLWLNAFTAGHPTLAVVGLVQPDSGMFPIAHWQSVLFARLLALRVTRPERAAAFGRKVAAGLGERYSGKVKDSTRHWFEVGHVDYLRALQRALHDLEAK from the coding sequence GTGTCCTCCTCCACCGACCTCGGCCCCCCAGGCCCGGACCCGGCGGTCGCCCCGACCCGGGACGGCCGCCCGGTCTCCGACCGGGGCGACACCGTCTGCGTCATCGGCGCCGGCGCCAGCGGCCTCACCGCCGTGAAGAACCTCCGCGAGCACGGCTTCGGCGTCGACTGCTACGAGCGGGAGACCGGCGTCGGCGGCGCGTGGAACTGGCGGCACGACCGCAGCCCGGTGTACGCCAGCACCCACCTCATCTCGTCCCGGCCGTTCACCCAATTCCCCGACTTCCCGATGCCGGACGACTGGCCGGACTACCCGCACCACGCCCAGCTGCTGTCCTACTTCGAGCGCTACGCCGACCACTTCGACCTGCGCCAGCACGTCTGGTTCGGCACCGAGGTGGTCCGGGTGGAGCCGGTCGACGGGGACCGCTGGGACGTCACCACCCGCAGCACCGGCGGCTACGGCCCCGAACGCACCTCCCGGTACGCGGCCGTGGTGCTCGCCAACGGGCACAACTGGTCGCCGAAGCTGCCCAGGTACGACGGGCTGGAAGAGTTCCGGGGCGAGGTCATGCACGCCTCGTCCTACAAGGACGCGGCGCAACTGCGCGGCAAGCGGGTGCTGGTGGTCGGCGCCGGCAACACCGGCTGCGACATCGCGGTCGAGGCGGCCCAGCAGGCGTCCCGCTGCTGGCACTCGACCCGCCGGGGCTACTGGTACGCCCCGAAGTACGTCTTCGGTCGCCCCGCCGACCAGGTCAACGACACCCTGCTCGCGCTGCGGGTGCCGCTGCGGATACGGCAGTGGCTCTACCACTGGACGCTGCGGCTGACCGTCGGCGACCTGACCCGGTTCGGGCTACCAAAGCCCGACCACCGGGTCTACGAGACCCACCCGATCGCCAACAGCCAGCTCGTCTACCACGTCGGTCACGGGCAGATCACCCCGGTGCCGGACGTGGCCCGGTTCCACGACCGCACGGTGACGCTGACCGACGGGCGGGAGATCGACCCGGAGCTGGTCGTCTTCGCCACCGGGTACCTGCCGCGCTTCGAGTTCCTCGACGGCGCGGTGCTCGGCGACGCCGACGGCAGCGGCCGGCCCCGGCTCTGGCTGAACGCCTTCACCGCCGGCCACCCCACCCTGGCCGTGGTCGGCCTGGTGCAGCCGGACTCCGGCATGTTCCCCATCGCGCACTGGCAGAGCGTGCTCTTCGCCCGGCTGCTCGCGCTCCGCGTCACCCGGCCGGAGCGGGCCGCCGCGTTCGGCCGCAAGGTGGCCGCCGGCCTCGGCGAGCGCTACTCGGGGAAGGTCAAGGACAGCACCCGGCACTGGTTCGAGGTCGGGCACGTCGACTACCTGCGCGCGCTCCAGCGTGCCCTGCACGACCTGGAGGCCAAGTGA